The following proteins are co-located in the Papaver somniferum cultivar HN1 unplaced genomic scaffold, ASM357369v1 unplaced-scaffold_128, whole genome shotgun sequence genome:
- the LOC113331905 gene encoding uncharacterized protein LOC113331905: MALYLDRMKELAKLPSISDNHFVLSLEHASGGERATTSAQSDTENNDNNMDVDSPVINDSGNPAENASDWRQPYIRYLTTSELPEDEHLASKVKKNAWRYSMIEGQLYRKPVALKPFLRCISAEEGQQILAEAHAGICGNHSGGRSLAHKILAQGYFWPYMQKDAKEYAQKCSNGQAEATNHVIMDNLKKRLEKANGKWTE, from the exons ATGGCCTTATATTTGGATCGTATGAAAGAGCTGGCAA AGTTACCTAGCATCTCCGACAACCACTTTGTTCTGTCTCTCGAACACGCTAGTGGGGGCGAGAGGGCTACTACATCAGCACAGAGTGATACTGAAAACAATGACAACAATATGGATGTTGACAGTCCAGTGATAAATGATTCAGGCAATCCTGCTGAAAACGCTTCAGACTGGCGTCAACCTTATATCAGGTATTTGACAACCAGTGAACTCCCAGAAGATGAGCATCTCGCTTCAAAAGTGAAAAAGAATGCGTGGAGATATTCAATGATCGAGGGACAGCTGTACCGCAAACCTGTAGCTTTGAAGCCATTTTTGCGATGCATATCGGCAGAAGAAGGGCAACAGATATTGGCGGAGGCTCATGCAGGAATATGTGGCAACCATTCTGGAGGGCGCAGTCTCGCGCACAAGATACTTGCCCAGGGATacttctggccatacatgcaGAAAGATGCTAAAGAATACGCACAAAAATGC AGCAACGGGCAGGCAGAAGCAACCAATCACGTTATAATGGATAATCTCAAGAAAAGGCTGGAGAAAGCAAATGGAAAATGGACAGAATAA